From the genome of Drosophila melanogaster chromosome 2L, one region includes:
- the Datp gene encoding diadenosine tetraphosphatase (unusual splice) has protein sequence MEKAAGFVIFRRLCGEIQYLLLKASYGSFHWSSPKGHVDPGEDDFTTALRETKEEAGYDEKDLIIYKDTPLTLNYQVQDKPKIVIYWLAELRNPCQEPILSEEHTDLKWLPKEEAKQCVGFKDNQVMIDKFHQMILDQNKPM, from the exons ATGGAAAAGGCAGCtggttttgttatttttcgcCGCCTTTGTGGGGAAATACAATACCTATTGCTGAAGGCTTCCTACGGCTCCTTCCACTGGAGTTCTCCCAAGGGACATGTGGACCCAGGCGAGGATGATTTTACCACTGCCCTGCGAGAAACGAAAGAGGAAGCCGG GTACGACGAGAAGGATCTGATCATATACAAGGACACTCCGCTGACCCTGAATTATCAGGTGCAAGACAAGCCGAAGATTGTTATTTACTGGCTAGCGGAGCTGCGGAATCCCTGCCAGGAGCCCATTCTCTCCGAGGAGCACACCGACCTCAAGTGGCTGCCCAAGGAGGAGGCCAAGCAGTGCGTCGGCTTTAAGGATAACCAAGTCATGATCGACAAGTTCCACCAAATGATTTTAGATCAAAACAAACCAATGTGA
- the CG42366 gene encoding uncharacterized protein, isoform B, which yields MNRYITLTQLGDGTYGTVVLGQRKDTGEKVAIKRMKRKYYSWEEAMNLREVKSLKKLSHPNIVKLKEVIRENDTLYFVFEYMKENLYQMIKDRDTHLPEPELKSILFQVLTGLAFMHRHGFFHRDLKPENLLCSGPDLIKIADFGLAREIRSRPPFTDYVSTRWYRAPEVLLHSTNYGSTIDLWAMGCIMAELYTFRPLFPGSSEVDQLFKICSVLGTPDKDDWPDGYRLASMIHFRYPDCIKVPLSSVVSRCSQNGLDLLEDMLAYDPDKRPTAQQSLKYPYFHALKRISPTAATKANVRLNSKYAASNGHPVQSVSNNVLPVQEKLQAVTELLHQTNNNMNSHSNLGKNNNLAPKNGGVPRKYQPKLSFLTTSEMGAGSHADSSSLVGGATVDGVPVPQHQNGGESINDIYLNRNISQLFGLPAGPQHQQQQQVHHPNVSFSTTSSRNAGAIYVNGSHLSYDTANMNAKNNAKFVVGASNGGYYVPVARPSLLGPDAKVYNVFSKVSASQAPPSLIVRQPQLQPEVAPAPMRLSGRSRAAAAVQDPKMGALKSDDLDLILGSKLKTSAKRQRNAKANILLEDLFGQLSMDSDSDGKYPHTVPPTQQAKSGKTSTGGHGAGARERDLFGESYLPRPGLRKKATQSSLEVNNGSHADSLAPNAQKEKPAVASSFPWDESNRTEDEKLTAWMVAENGSLLENKF from the exons ATGAACCGCTATATCACGCTGACCCAACTGGGAGATGGAACCTACGGCACGGTGGTCCTCGGCCAGCGCAAGGACACCGGCGAGAAGGTGGCCATCAAGCGCATGAAACGCAAGTACTACTCCTGGGAAGAGGCCATGAATCTGCGCGAGGTTAAG TCCTTGAAAAAGTTGTCCCATCCGAATATAGTCAAGCTGAAGGAGGTGATACGGGAGAACGATACCCTGTACTTTGTGTTTGAGTACATGAAGGAAAACCTCTATCAGATGATAAAAGACCGAGATACCCATTTACCCGAACCGGAACTCAAGAGTATTCTCTTCCAG GTCCTAACTGGTCTGGCCTTCATGCATCGTCATGGATTTTTCCACCGCGACCTGAAACCGGAGAACTTGCTCTGCTCCGGGCCGGATCTCATCAAGATAGCTGATTTTGGCCTGGCCAGGGAGATCCGATCGAGGCCTCCGTTTACGGACTACGTATCGACGCGTTGGTACCGCGCACCGGAGGTACTCCTGCACTCCACCAACTACGGCAGTACCATCGACCTGTGGGCCATGGGCTGCATCATGGCCGAGCTCTACACCTTTCGTCCGCTCTTCCCGGGGAGTAGCGAGGTGGATCAGCTCTTCAAGATCTGCTCTGTGCTGGGCACTCCAGATAAG GACGATTGGCCGGATGGTTATCGCCTGGCGAGCATGATCCACTTTCGCTACCCGGACTGCATCAAAGTGCCACTGAGCAGCGTCGTCAGTCGCTGCAGCCAAAATGGTTTGGATCTGCTGGAGGATATGCTGGCCTACGATCCTGACAAGCGTCCGACGGCGCAGCAGAGTCTGAAGTATCCATACTTTCACGCACTCAAGCGGATATCGCCCACGGCGGCCACCAAGGCGAATGTACGGCTGAACTCCAAGTATGCGGCATCCAATGGGCATCCGGTACAGAGTGTCTCCAACAACGTGCTTCCGGTGCAGGAGAAGCTGCAGGCGGTCACAGAGTTGCTGCAccaaaccaacaacaacatgaATAGCCACTCAAATCTGGGCAAGAATAATAACCTGGCGCCAAAGAATGGCGGAGTGCCCAGAAAGTACCAACCGAAGTTGAGCTTCCTGACCACCAGTGAGATGGGCGCGGGTTCACATGCGGACTCCTCCAGTCTGGTCGGTGGAGCCACAGTGGACGGAGTCCCGGTGCCACAGCATCAGAACGGCGGAGAGTCCATCAACGACATCTACCTGAACCGCAACATTTCGCAGCTCTTCGGATTGCCAGCGGGTCcacagcaccagcaacagcagcaggtgcACCATCCAAATGTCTCCTTCAGCACCACCTCGTCCCGGAATGCCGGCGCCATCTACGTGAATGGCAGTCACCTCAGCTACGACACGGCCAACATGAATGCCAAGAACAATGCCAAGTTTGTGGTGGGCGCTTCCAATGGTGGCTACTACGTGCCCGTGGCCAGACCATCTCTCCTGGGCCCCGATGCCAAGGTCTACAACGTATTCTCCAAGGTCAGTGCCAGCCAGGCTCCGCCGAGTCTCATCGTGCGTCAGCCGCAACTGCAACCGGAGGTGGCTCCGGCGCCCATGAGACTCTCGGGAAGATCGcgagcggcggcggcggtccAGGATCCAAAGATGGGTGCTCTCAAGTCTGACGATCTGGACCTTATACTGGG TTCCAAGCTGAAAACCTCCGCCAAGCGACAGCGCAATGCCAAGGCCAACATTCTGCTGGAGGATCTCTTCGGACAGCTGTCCATGGACTCGGACAGCGACGGCAAGTATCCGCACACAGTGCCGCCCACGCAGCAGGCGAAAAGTGGGAAGACGTCGACCGGTGGGCATGGCGCCGGCGCACGGGAGCGGGATCTCTTCGGGGAGAGTTATCTGCCCAGGCCGGGATTGCGGAAAAAGGCCACACAGAGCAGTCTGGAGGTGAACAACGGCAGCCACGCGGACTCGCT AGCTCCAAACGCACAAAAGGAAAAGCCCGCTGTGGCGTCCAGTTTCCCGTGGGATGAGTCCAACAGGACGGAGGACGAGAAGCTAACGGCTTGGATGGTGGCCGAGAATG GATCGCTGCTGGAGAACAAATTCTGA
- the Arglu1 gene encoding arginine and glutamate rich 1, isoform B, which produces MGSRSRTPSPSGKRRHHKSKHKKRSKSHHDHERPSTRTDRDKSSEVNNHGRHRERDRDRERDRHRSDRHTERDYRHSPSILKSRKRSSSSSSDSQYSEQESQRSKQKRSRFKKLDEQNQMQVERLAEMERQRRAKELEQKTIEEEAAKRIEMLVKKRVEEELEKRRDEIEQEVNRRVETAKAEMEREMMLELERRREQIREEERRREVGARIQIPLDDCCYHCQKHVHNATFTVHLNKSKTAVQTVVSTTSREIDPAALSVAAHWLFIHQPMSHQQPPRTRLLA; this is translated from the exons ATGGGCTCCCGTTCACGTACACCCAGTCCGTCGGGCAAGCGACGCCACCATAAGAGCAAGCACAAAAAACGCAGTAAGTCCCACCACGACCACGAGCGGCCCAGCACAAGAACGGATAGAGACAAGTCCTCGGAGGTGAACAACCATGGACGACATCGCGAACGGGACAGGGACCGCGAGCGGGATAGACACCGCAGCGACCGACACACTGAGCGCGACTACCGTCACTCCCCCTCGATCCTGAAATCCCGAAAACGCTCCAGCTCGTCGAGCAGCGACAGTCAGTACTCCGAGCAGGAGTCGCAACGTAGCAAACAGAAGCGCAGCCGCTTTAAGAAGCTGGATGAG CAAAACCAGATGCAGGTCGAACGCCTGGCCGAGATGGAGCGGCAGCGTCGGGCGAAGGAGCTCGAGCAAAAGACAATCGAAGAGGAAGCCGCCAAGCGCATAGAGATGCTGGTAAAAAAGCGCGTCGAGGAGGAGCTAGAAAAGCGTCGCGACGAAATCGAACAGGAGGTCAATCGACGCGTTGAGACCGCCAAGGCTGAGATGGAGCGCGAAATgatgctggagctggagcggcGGCGAGAGCAGATACGCGAAGAAGAACGCCGGCGCGAGGTAGGTGCTCGTATTCAGATTCCGCTGGACGACTGCTGCTATCACTGTCAGAAACACGTACACAATGCCACATTTACCGTACACTTGAATAAATCCAAAACAGCAGTTCAAACAGTCGTCTCCACCACGTCACGCGAAATCGATCCGGCGGCGCTCTCAGTCGCGGCTCACTGGCTGTTCATCCATCAACCCATGTCCCATCAGCAGCCTCCCCGTACTAGATTGCTTGCATAA
- the Arglu1 gene encoding arginine and glutamate rich 1, isoform A codes for MGSRSRTPSPSGKRRHHKSKHKKRSKSHHDHERPSTRTDRDKSSEVNNHGRHRERDRDRERDRHRSDRHTERDYRHSPSILKSRKRSSSSSSDSQYSEQESQRSKQKRSRFKKLDEQNQMQVERLAEMERQRRAKELEQKTIEEEAAKRIEMLVKKRVEEELEKRRDEIEQEVNRRVETAKAEMEREMMLELERRREQIREEERRREEDEKQKREELEEILAENNRKIEEAQRKLAEERLAIIEEQRLMDEERQRMRKEQEKRVKEEQKVILGKNNSRPKLSFSLKPGAL; via the exons ATGGGCTCCCGTTCACGTACACCCAGTCCGTCGGGCAAGCGACGCCACCATAAGAGCAAGCACAAAAAACGCAGTAAGTCCCACCACGACCACGAGCGGCCCAGCACAAGAACGGATAGAGACAAGTCCTCGGAGGTGAACAACCATGGACGACATCGCGAACGGGACAGGGACCGCGAGCGGGATAGACACCGCAGCGACCGACACACTGAGCGCGACTACCGTCACTCCCCCTCGATCCTGAAATCCCGAAAACGCTCCAGCTCGTCGAGCAGCGACAGTCAGTACTCCGAGCAGGAGTCGCAACGTAGCAAACAGAAGCGCAGCCGCTTTAAGAAGCTGGATGAG CAAAACCAGATGCAGGTCGAACGCCTGGCCGAGATGGAGCGGCAGCGTCGGGCGAAGGAGCTCGAGCAAAAGACAATCGAAGAGGAAGCCGCCAAGCGCATAGAGATGCTGGTAAAAAAGCGCGTCGAGGAGGAGCTAGAAAAGCGTCGCGACGAAATCGAACAGGAGGTCAATCGACGCGTTGAGACCGCCAAGGCTGAGATGGAGCGCGAAATgatgctggagctggagcggcGGCGAGAGCAGATACGCGAAGAAGAACGCCGGCGCGAG GAggatgaaaaacaaaaacgcgAAGAGCTCGAAGAAATTTTGGCCGAAAACAATCGCAAAATCGAAGAGGCGCAAAGAAAACTG gCCGAAGAACGGTTAGCAATAATCGAGGAGCAGCGCCTTATGGACGAGGAGCGGCAACGCATGCGCAAGGAGCAGGAGAAGCGCGTCAAGGAAGAGCAGAAGGTCATATTAGGCAAAAACAATTCCAGGCCCAAGCTATCGTTCTCCCTGAAACCGGGCGCATTATGA
- the Cpr30F gene encoding cuticular protein 30F: MFALVSLFILGVGAAAAIELPIYHSPAAIVKPLLKTVEVEAPAHYDFAYSVHDEHTGDIKSQTESRKGDQVQGQYTLVDADGYLRTVDYTSDAHNGFNAVVRRDPLGQKVIKAAPIAKLLAPAPLPLAYAAPKLLAPAKLPLGLYH, from the exons ATGTTCGCT CTCGTATCGCTTTTCATCCTGGGTGTTGGTGCCGCCGCCGCCATCGAGCTGCCCATCTACCACTCACCCGCGGCCATTGTGAAGCCACTGCTGAAGACCGTAGAGGTGGAGGCACCTGCCCACTACGATTTCGCCTACTCGGTGCACGACGAGCACACCGGCGACATCAAGAGCCAGACGGAGTCGCGGAAGGGCGATCAGGTCCAGGGTCAGTACACGCTGGTCGATGCCGATGGCTATCTGCGCACCGTGGACTACACTTCGGATGCCCACAACGGCTTCAATGCGGTGGTGCGTCGCGATCCCCTGGGCCAGAAGGTGATCAAGGCTGCGCCCATTGCCAAGCTCCTGGCTCCCGCACCACTGCCACTGGCCTATGCGGCACCCAAGCTCCTCGCGCCCGCTAAACTGCCCCTCGGCCTTTACCATTAG
- the CG42366 gene encoding uncharacterized protein, isoform A, producing MNRYITLTQLGDGTYGTVVLGQRKDTGEKVAIKRMKRKYYSWEEAMNLREVKSLKKLSHPNIVKLKEVIRENDTLYFVFEYMKENLYQMIKDRDTHLPEPELKSILFQVLTGLAFMHRHGFFHRDLKPENLLCSGPDLIKIADFGLAREIRSRPPFTDYVSTRWYRAPEVLLHSTNYGSTIDLWAMGCIMAELYTFRPLFPGSSEVDQLFKICSVLGTPDKDDWPDGYRLASMIHFRYPDCIKVPLSSVVSRCSQNGLDLLEDMLAYDPDKRPTAQQSLKYPYFHALKRISPTAATKANVRLNSKYAASNGHPVQSVSNNVLPVQEKLQAVTELLHQTNNNMNSHSNLGKNNNLAPKNGGVPRKYQPKLSFLTTSEMGAGSHADSSSLVGGATVDGVPVPQHQNGGESINDIYLNRNISQLFGLPAGPQHQQQQQVHHPNVSFSTTSSRNAGAIYVNGSHLSYDTANMNAKNNAKFVVGASNGGYYVPVARPSLLGPDAKVYNVFSKVSASQAPPSLIVRQPQLQPEVAPAPMRLSGRSRAAAAVQDPKMGALKSDDLDLILGSKLKTSAKRQRNAKANILLEDLFGQLSMDSDSDGKYPHTVPPTQQAKSGKTSTGGHGAGARERDLFGESYLPRPGLRKKATQSSLEVNNGSHADSLAPNAQKEKPAVASSFPWDESNRTEDEKLTAWMVAENGNLILDNHQQA from the exons ATGAACCGCTATATCACGCTGACCCAACTGGGAGATGGAACCTACGGCACGGTGGTCCTCGGCCAGCGCAAGGACACCGGCGAGAAGGTGGCCATCAAGCGCATGAAACGCAAGTACTACTCCTGGGAAGAGGCCATGAATCTGCGCGAGGTTAAG TCCTTGAAAAAGTTGTCCCATCCGAATATAGTCAAGCTGAAGGAGGTGATACGGGAGAACGATACCCTGTACTTTGTGTTTGAGTACATGAAGGAAAACCTCTATCAGATGATAAAAGACCGAGATACCCATTTACCCGAACCGGAACTCAAGAGTATTCTCTTCCAG GTCCTAACTGGTCTGGCCTTCATGCATCGTCATGGATTTTTCCACCGCGACCTGAAACCGGAGAACTTGCTCTGCTCCGGGCCGGATCTCATCAAGATAGCTGATTTTGGCCTGGCCAGGGAGATCCGATCGAGGCCTCCGTTTACGGACTACGTATCGACGCGTTGGTACCGCGCACCGGAGGTACTCCTGCACTCCACCAACTACGGCAGTACCATCGACCTGTGGGCCATGGGCTGCATCATGGCCGAGCTCTACACCTTTCGTCCGCTCTTCCCGGGGAGTAGCGAGGTGGATCAGCTCTTCAAGATCTGCTCTGTGCTGGGCACTCCAGATAAG GACGATTGGCCGGATGGTTATCGCCTGGCGAGCATGATCCACTTTCGCTACCCGGACTGCATCAAAGTGCCACTGAGCAGCGTCGTCAGTCGCTGCAGCCAAAATGGTTTGGATCTGCTGGAGGATATGCTGGCCTACGATCCTGACAAGCGTCCGACGGCGCAGCAGAGTCTGAAGTATCCATACTTTCACGCACTCAAGCGGATATCGCCCACGGCGGCCACCAAGGCGAATGTACGGCTGAACTCCAAGTATGCGGCATCCAATGGGCATCCGGTACAGAGTGTCTCCAACAACGTGCTTCCGGTGCAGGAGAAGCTGCAGGCGGTCACAGAGTTGCTGCAccaaaccaacaacaacatgaATAGCCACTCAAATCTGGGCAAGAATAATAACCTGGCGCCAAAGAATGGCGGAGTGCCCAGAAAGTACCAACCGAAGTTGAGCTTCCTGACCACCAGTGAGATGGGCGCGGGTTCACATGCGGACTCCTCCAGTCTGGTCGGTGGAGCCACAGTGGACGGAGTCCCGGTGCCACAGCATCAGAACGGCGGAGAGTCCATCAACGACATCTACCTGAACCGCAACATTTCGCAGCTCTTCGGATTGCCAGCGGGTCcacagcaccagcaacagcagcaggtgcACCATCCAAATGTCTCCTTCAGCACCACCTCGTCCCGGAATGCCGGCGCCATCTACGTGAATGGCAGTCACCTCAGCTACGACACGGCCAACATGAATGCCAAGAACAATGCCAAGTTTGTGGTGGGCGCTTCCAATGGTGGCTACTACGTGCCCGTGGCCAGACCATCTCTCCTGGGCCCCGATGCCAAGGTCTACAACGTATTCTCCAAGGTCAGTGCCAGCCAGGCTCCGCCGAGTCTCATCGTGCGTCAGCCGCAACTGCAACCGGAGGTGGCTCCGGCGCCCATGAGACTCTCGGGAAGATCGcgagcggcggcggcggtccAGGATCCAAAGATGGGTGCTCTCAAGTCTGACGATCTGGACCTTATACTGGG TTCCAAGCTGAAAACCTCCGCCAAGCGACAGCGCAATGCCAAGGCCAACATTCTGCTGGAGGATCTCTTCGGACAGCTGTCCATGGACTCGGACAGCGACGGCAAGTATCCGCACACAGTGCCGCCCACGCAGCAGGCGAAAAGTGGGAAGACGTCGACCGGTGGGCATGGCGCCGGCGCACGGGAGCGGGATCTCTTCGGGGAGAGTTATCTGCCCAGGCCGGGATTGCGGAAAAAGGCCACACAGAGCAGTCTGGAGGTGAACAACGGCAGCCACGCGGACTCGCT AGCTCCAAACGCACAAAAGGAAAAGCCCGCTGTGGCGTCCAGTTTCCCGTGGGATGAGTCCAACAGGACGGAGGACGAGAAGCTAACGGCTTGGATGGTGGCCGAGAATGGTAACTTAATTTTGGATAATCACCAGCAAGCGTAG
- the CG42367 gene encoding uncharacterized protein: protein MNVLHSSIVICLILSALVAVQAGIIASHPDELIASPAQYEFHYSVHDSHSGDVKDQFEHRRGEYVTGRYSLVDPDGHRRIVDYTADPLLGFNAQVRREPISRY, encoded by the exons ATGAATGTCCTG CATTCCAGCATTGTCATCTGCCTAATCCTAAGCGCCCTCGTCGCTGTTCAGGCTGGAATCATTGCCAGCCATCCGGATGAGCTGATCGCTAGTCCTGCCCAATATGAGTTCCACTACTCCGTTCACGACAGTCACAGCGGCGATGTTAAGGATCAGTTCGAGCATCGACGTGGCGAGTACGTAACTGGTCGCTACTCCCTCGTGGATCCCGATGGTCACCGTCGCATTGTGGACTACACCGCCGATCCACTGCTGGGCTTCAATGCTCAGGTTCGTCGGGAACCGATTTCTCGCTACTGA